Genomic DNA from Desulfurispira natronophila:
ACTATTGAGCAAGTGGCTCAGAACATTCAAAACTCGTCTGAGCATGCTCAGTCTACCCTACAGGCCAGTAATGATGGCGCAAAGGATGCGCTGGATATTATCCGTAAAACGGAAGGGATTTTAAGTAAAGTGAAAGAGTCTGCCGAGGCCATAGAGTCCCTTGGCGCGTCGGTAGGAAAGATTGGCGAATTTGCCAATGTCATTACCGACATTGCAGACCAAACAAACCTTCTGGCCCTTAATGCGGCAATCGAGGCTGCCAGAGCCGGGGAGTCGGGACGTGGCTTTGCGGTGGTGGCTGACGAGGTACGAAAGCTTGCAGAGCGGACCCAGGATTCCACCAACCAAATACATAAACTGATAACCGAGCTTCAAAGGCAGGCCAAATACTCAGTAACAACCATTAACCAAAGTGTTGAGTATGTAGAAGATGGCAACAAGACCGCACAACGAGCTGGTGAGCGGTTGCAAAATATCAGTCATCTATCCGAGGAGCAGGCAGGAATGTTGGGCGAAATAGCCGTGGCTGCACAGCAGCAGTCAGCGACTGCCAACCAAATATCATGCACAGTAGAAAACATACAGGGAATCACACATGAGAACGCACAGAAGGCTCAAGATGTGGCCGAGTATGCCAATGACCTTCGCAGCATTTCGGAGAAACTGAAAGTACAGACCTCTTATTTTCAGCTCAAAAATGCTTCCAACCAGAATAAGCAACTGCGCCTTAAATAAAAAATCATTCATGGCTGCAAGCTCATCAGTGAGGGTCACCCCGCACTAAAGCCAGAGTTTCGCTATCCAGTCAAAGTGATGAGACCCAGATCGTTTCATCACGCGGAACTCTGGCGGTTTGCGCCACATTACTACCATATCGATCACTCCTGCCATCTCTCTGAGGCAGGGTACTTCGTATTCACTCGTTTTGCAGGACAAAACAGCCCACAAAAAGGCACATGACTCTAGCCGACAGGCAAAAAACACCGACCTGGACAGATTACTGCCTTGACATCCCCATCCCACTGCTTACCAGCCTGCCATTGCAAGAATTTCTTTCGGTACTGCCGGCGCCAGCAACCATAGGACAAGCACAGCGGCATAACACAAAACCGTCGGAACCATCTGCCCCCAAAGCTTCACCGCACTGCCAAAGGATCGTTTAAACCGAACACCAGCGATATTTACCGCGTAAACCTCATCCAGCAGCAGATGTACCAGAAAACCCCACAAGACAAATATTCCCAACCACCAGCTTAGCGTGATATCCACTGCCAACCCAAAGTGGGCCCCATTCACCACCAACAAAGCAGCCAGCACCGCTGCGGGAAGACTATGCACCATGCCGCGGTGAGTGCTGAAAGCCTCAAAGATACGGGCCAACAACATGCGACTCGAAAGAAAAATGCTGGCATATATTACAGGCATACTCCATAGGGGAACTCCTCCTGCCACTTCAACACAAAACAGCAGCGCCAGGGTCATGGATAACAGGGAATAAGTAACCCGGGTAGGGCGTGAAGTGGGAGAGTCCAGATCAGGCAGCACACTCCCTACCGCTCCTGCCACAACCAGCCCCAATGCCATCCCGGTAGTCACTGTTGAGGTAGTGGCCACTACTGCAGCAAGGGCACCGCTCAGGGTTGTACCTATCGCCAGATGGGTATCGAACATGGCCATAAACAACATCACCTCTTTATTTTTATTTTTCAGTTAAAATTTCTCTTGGCCACTATAAGAGCGAGAATCACATGGCCGCCTTGGAAAAGCCCTTGTCTTTTGAGTGTTAAAAACGTATAAAAAACCTTTGTGCAAACACACAATTTACTTGTTTACGGAGGAATAGACCATGGCAATGACAGTGTACTATGACAACGACTGCAATATCGACATCATCAAGCAAAAGAAAGTAGCCATCATTGGCTTTGGTTCCCAGGGCCACGCCCATGCAGAAAACCTGCGGGACTCAGGTGTCAGTGTTGTGGTGGGCCTGGGGCGCAAGGGTCCTTCCTGGAAGAAAGCTGAGGCCAAAGGGTTTGAAGTAGCCCTGGTCGCAGATGCAACCCGTCAGGCCGATGTTATTATGGTGCTGATCCCTGATGAAAACCAGGCTGACGTCTTTGCCAATGATATTGCCCCCAATATGAAACCCGGCTCTGCGTTGGCATTTGCCCACGGCTTCAACGTTCATTTTGGACAAATCCAGGCCCCTCAGGGTACCGATGTTATCATGATAGCCCCGAAGGGCCCCGGACACACCGTTCGCACCGAATTTGCCGGTGGTGGTGGAGTGCCGTGCCTCATTGCCATCGAACAGGACGATACTGGCAAAGCCAAAGAGCTGAGCCTGTCCTACGCCAGCGCCATCGGTGGTGGTCGCAGTGGTATAATTGAAACCACATTTAAAGACGAAACCGAAACCGACCTCTTTGGCGAGCAAGCTATCCTCTGTGGCGGCACCGTGGCTCTGGTTCAGGCTGGTTTTGAAACCCTGGTGGAAGCCGGCTATCCCGAGGAAATGGCTTACTTCGAGTGCCTGCATGAACTCAAACTTATTGTTGATCTCCTTTATCAGGGCGGCATTTCGGACATGCGCTATTCAGTCTCCAATACTGCTGAATACGGTGATATGGTTACCGGTAAGCGCATCATAACCGACGAAACTAAAAAAGCCATGAAAGAAGTTCTCAAGGACATCCAGGAAGGACGCTTTGCCAAGGACTTCATTCTGGAGCGCCAGGCAGGCTATCCGCGCATGCACTCAGAGCGCCGTAACCTGGCTGACACCCAGATTGAAAAGGTGGGCGCAGGACTGCGAGCCATGATGCCCTGGATCCAAAAGAGCAAAATTGTCGACAAGGACAAAAACTAACACGCTTTTGCTCTTGCAAGACAACCAACAGACACAAGCAAACAGGCTGCCGGGGAACCCAGCAGCCTGTTTGCTTAGTGCTCATATACGGACGGAAAAATGTAACCTATCAGATTAACTTTGACTGAAACCTACTTTTGAGACCTCAGGTTGGTTAATGACATGATTTCCTTTTGATTCGTACTTTAAACGTTTACAACAGAAACTCTAAAACCAACCTGGCACCTACCCACCCCACAAGTACACATCAAAACATGCACCCGTCGGCAAATTCTCAACGGATAGCGTGCCTCCCATACGGTCTTCTACCAGCATTTTAGCAATATGCAAACCCATACCCATACCCTGCTCAATCTTCCCGCTAAAAAACGATGCAAAGACTTTTTCGATCGGCGTCACGTGTATTCCACCACCATTATCGGCAATGCGAATCAGCACACCAGACTCATATTCCATGACGCTGATGACCACGACGGGTGCCAGTACATCTCTCTCGGCAAATATGTCAATAGCATTTTCTATAATAGTCAGCAGCACATGGGTAAAGGCAGAAGGATAGTTGTTCACCACTACCTTTCCCTCTGGGCGCAGGAACTCGATATCGATAATATCGGGAATTTGTTGAGTCGCAATCAGAGCGATGGTGTGGTCCACTTCTTTGCAAATATCGAAAACTTCGCGCCTGACATCACTGGCAAAGAACTGTTGAAAGTCGTGAAATATCTGACCAAGCTGTTGGTGATTCTCCTGCATGCGCGGCAGCAGGGTTTCTCTGAAGCGCGCCACCACATCGTGGTTCTTTTCCGGATGCTCCAGAAGTATCTGTAACTCGGTCAGCATAGCCCCCTGCCGTGCCAAAGGAGCGCGCCACTGGTGTGCAATCATGCCGATCATTTTCCCGAATGAAGTAAACCGGGACTGAGCGATCACAGCCTGGCGCTGATCGATGACAAGTTTCCGTTGTGCATCAAGGCTTCGCGATATCGCCAGGGCCACCAACAGGAGAAAGACAAGCAGACCGACTGACAGTGCCATATCCACAACACTATAAGTAAAGTCTGCAAAAACACCATACACCAAGCGAAACAACAAGGTCAGAAACAGAACTCCCTGGCCCAGCAGACAGGCGAGGCTGCCGGCTACTCTCTCCTTCGCAATCTGTGCCACAGCCACTAACGCTACCAAACATACAAGGACATACCCCACTTCAAAGATTGGAACATATAGATACCAGCTCAGGTGGTCGATCGCCATTAGCCAGTACAGCGCCATGAGCGCACTGATCGCCATACAAAATTGAAGAGCAAAGCGTAGCGGCCCAAGCACATGAAACTTGCCCGGGAAAAACCCCATGATAAAAGCCAGAT
This window encodes:
- a CDS encoding metal-dependent hydrolase; the protein is MAMFDTHLAIGTTLSGALAAVVATTSTVTTGMALGLVVAGAVGSVLPDLDSPTSRPTRVTYSLLSMTLALLFCVEVAGGVPLWSMPVIYASIFLSSRMLLARIFEAFSTHRGMVHSLPAAVLAALLVVNGAHFGLAVDITLSWWLGIFVLWGFLVHLLLDEVYAVNIAGVRFKRSFGSAVKLWGQMVPTVLCYAAVLVLWLLAPAVPKEILAMAGW
- a CDS encoding sensor histidine kinase encodes the protein MALSVGLLVFLLLVALAISRSLDAQRKLVIDQRQAVIAQSRFTSFGKMIGMIAHQWRAPLARQGAMLTELQILLEHPEKNHDVVARFRETLLPRMQENHQQLGQIFHDFQQFFASDVRREVFDICKEVDHTIALIATQQIPDIIDIEFLRPEGKVVVNNYPSAFTHVLLTIIENAIDIFAERDVLAPVVVISVMEYESGVLIRIADNGGGIHVTPIEKVFASFFSGKIEQGMGMGLHIAKMLVEDRMGGTLSVENLPTGACFDVYLWGG
- the ilvC gene encoding ketol-acid reductoisomerase — translated: MAMTVYYDNDCNIDIIKQKKVAIIGFGSQGHAHAENLRDSGVSVVVGLGRKGPSWKKAEAKGFEVALVADATRQADVIMVLIPDENQADVFANDIAPNMKPGSALAFAHGFNVHFGQIQAPQGTDVIMIAPKGPGHTVRTEFAGGGGVPCLIAIEQDDTGKAKELSLSYASAIGGGRSGIIETTFKDETETDLFGEQAILCGGTVALVQAGFETLVEAGYPEEMAYFECLHELKLIVDLLYQGGISDMRYSVSNTAEYGDMVTGKRIITDETKKAMKEVLKDIQEGRFAKDFILERQAGYPRMHSERRNLADTQIEKVGAGLRAMMPWIQKSKIVDKDKN